The window AATTCTCCATATAAACCTGATAATAATAACACTCTAATGGATGTAATGAAGTATTTCACCGAATGGAATAATAAAACGATATCAGATCCAAAAGTCTATAGACAGAGGAAAAATGAGTTATTTGATGCAGATACTACAAATACTTTTCAAGACATTAATTCAGAATTGCAGAATGGAGATACAGAGAAATTTGAAGCTCTTTTAAAAACCCTATTTAAACATGCTGGAAAAATGATTAAATCTCGTTTAGATGAGACAATGCTAATATTCTTATTTTTAGATCAAGTTAGATATGCCTCAGATAGAGCTCAAAAAAATATACAAGCTGATTCTCAGCATGCAGCATATGCTTCAATAGCAGATTCTAAGTACTTCGTATCAAATGATAAAAATTTATTAAAGAAAACAAAAGTTGCTTATAAAATATTAGATATCTCAACTATACCGATTGGATTAGATGAATTTCTTAACCTTTTCCAATCAGTATAGTTTATTAAATGTTTTTCATATAATTTAGAATTGAAGAAAACTGGACTTTTATTGATTTCAAATCTGACAAATTAACATTGTCTACTAACATTTGGTCATAATAATCTTTCAGTAATATTAATTTAGCTTTTAAAACAGCTCTTGAATGATTTCTTCTAAAAATTTTATCACATTCTCTTTTATATTCTTCCGAACTAATCCTGGAATCTTTATTAATAACAGAAATATCAAATTTAGATAATAGATTATTATCATGATTATCACAACTTGAGTAATTAGTAAATAGTGCAATATTATTTTTGAACAGCCCATAATATCTTTCTTGATCTTTTGATGTAGCCCTATTTTGAAATTGAGTAGATGGAAATATGAAGCCATCATAACTTATATTCGGATAATTTCTAATTTGCTCTGTAATCAATTGTGGTATAACATATTGTTCGATAAAAGCTTGCCCTTTGATGTCCTTCTTTTTAAAAGTACAAAATTGAGATATAATAAATTTCTTAAAGTCAGTGATGAATGTTGAGATGTTTGGAATAACATGTGTGTGTTGACAAGATAAATTAGAACCACTTCCAAAAATGGGTATAATGTTTAAATTAATTAAATCAAATAAGTAATTTGAAATATCGTACATAGTTAATGTTTCATTATCCCTAATACACCAAATAGAAAAATCTAATTGATTGAATTTATTTAAATCAGAGCGAAGTTCTAAAATAACTGTTGGTAAGGAAGCTCCTAAATATATAAATGGTTGCCCAGTAATACTGAATCGATAATTATTAATCTTGTATAATTCATTAAAAGGAACATGATAAAAGTAATCTACTGATTGATTGGTCTTTAATAAATTATTTTCTATGTAGGATTTTAACCGTTTACAAAGATTACAACCTTTATATTTCTTTTTAAATCTGCCTCGAAAAGTAACTGGGTAGTATTCTTCGAAATTAGAAACTGAATCAAATAGATTATTTGTACTCAATAAACTGTTAGTTAAATTCGAAGCTAAAAATGTATTACCATTAATATAAGTTTCATATATATTAATAAGATCATCAAAGAAAACCTGTAGCTGGGAAGATGATTGCAAAATTCTATCTTGAAGACAGTCAAGCCAATTCCACATATTCTGCTTGCTACTTTGAGAAAAATCATCAATTTTTGGATTAAGTTCGCAACAATCAGATATATTTTCCAAATGATTAAATTCTGACCAAAAAATCTCTTTATAATTCCTTAGAACATCCTCGAATCTTTCAGTTTCAATTTCTGCATATTGCTTAAGACCGTGCTGATATTGATCAGATAAAAATCTAAATAATGATACTCCCATACCTTTCATTCCCAATATTCTTTATTTTTTTATTTAAGAGTTTCAAGTCGAGTGAATATGTCAATTTAATTCCGAAATTCGGGTAAAGCGAATTTTCGATCGTTTTTTCACCGTTTTTTCATTTTGCCCTTAAAAACCGTTTTTTCAGAAAGTGAAAAAGCGAAAAAGCGTAAAAACGGTATGGTTGTGCATCGTTCTGCCTATCCCTAAACGAGTAAGCATTTGATAAACCTAATAGATAAAAGCATTTAGGAGACACAGCAGCTCCCTAAAAAGACCGCAAAGGTGGATTCGTTCTGATAAGGAACTCCCTGAAAAGACCGCTAATGGCAGATTTGAAAAAACGACTGCAAAAGCGAGTTATCAACCTAATATTAAAAGAGATACCGAACCGGCTAATCGTTTTATCAGGTGGCAGGTTTGGGTGTCACTTTTTAGTTTTTTCAAGATGATGTTCATGAGAAGCATCCTCGAAAATGTGAAGTCTGGAACCGGGTAGATTTTCTTGATAATATCGGGTCGTTGCTGGTGTTGCCTCGTCAAATTCTCCACAAGTGAATAAAACCGGAAGATCGATCTTGTACAATTGGTCT is drawn from Candidatus Cloacimonadota bacterium and contains these coding sequences:
- a CDS encoding RES domain-containing protein → MKGMGVSLFRFLSDQYQHGLKQYAEIETERFEDVLRNYKEIFWSEFNHLENISDCCELNPKIDDFSQSSKQNMWNWLDCLQDRILQSSSQLQVFFDDLINIYETYINGNTFLASNLTNSLLSTNNLFDSVSNFEEYYPVTFRGRFKKKYKGCNLCKRLKSYIENNLLKTNQSVDYFYHVPFNELYKINNYRFSITGQPFIYLGASLPTVILELRSDLNKFNQLDFSIWCIRDNETLTMYDISNYLFDLINLNIIPIFGSGSNLSCQHTHVIPNISTFITDFKKFIISQFCTFKKKDIKGQAFIEQYVIPQLITEQIRNYPNISYDGFIFPSTQFQNRATSKDQERYYGLFKNNIALFTNYSSCDNHDNNLLSKFDISVINKDSRISSEEYKRECDKIFRRNHSRAVLKAKLILLKDYYDQMLVDNVNLSDLKSIKVQFSSILNYMKNI